The following proteins come from a genomic window of Ailuropoda melanoleuca isolate Jingjing chromosome 2, ASM200744v2, whole genome shotgun sequence:
- the LAMTOR5 gene encoding ragulator complex protein LAMTOR5, with translation MEATLEQHLEDTMKNPSIVGVLCTDSQGLNLGCRGTLSDEHAGVISVLAQQAAKLTSDPTDIPVVCLESDNGNIMIQKHDGITVAVHKMAS, from the exons atggAGGCCACCTTGGAGCAGCACTTGGAGGATAC AATGAAGAATCCATCCATTGTTGGAGTCCTGTGCACAGATTCACAAGGACTTAACCTGGGCT GCCGTGGGACCCTGTCAGATGAGCATGCTGGGGTGATATCTGTCCTAGCCCAGCAAGCAGCTAAGCTGACCTCAGACCCCACTGATATTCCTGTGGTGTGTCTAGAATCAGATAATGG GAACATTATGATCCAGAAGCATGACGGCATCACAGTGGCGGTGCACAAGATGGCCTCTTGA